One segment of Geomonas ferrireducens DNA contains the following:
- a CDS encoding TolC family protein, producing MNRRFAPLLALLFSVLTTPAFGEVVTLQQAVKRALESNHLLKAASLEKGAAEEGVAASRSRYLPRVSLESGAVLSNTPSTVFMMKLDEARISPTKDFAANPLNNPSPRGDFKTAVTLEQPLLDFGISNGVAMAGKEAEAAALSEEARREEIAFRVYMAYLEVRKAQAYREVAEQSVINAREHDRLAALREKDGIGLKSERLRTATAVAEAEQRVVAANNTLLIARMRLNLVVGGSQGGALDIGDMPRLEEPAPETEQLIVLAQKSRPDLKASENAVERGELAVKQAKNAYLPTLYARGSYQLNDRDMPLGTDKDSWNVGVNLRWELFDGMRRSHEKAQAELTKRSAAEVLENERREVALQVTESVLHRQEAMLKLESARSAVRDAEESRRLVTLRFGNGLSPLVEVMDAETALDRARANLVEVENASYAATAEVYFRTGVLIQEVMR from the coding sequence GTGAATAGAAGGTTTGCACCACTGCTTGCACTGCTCTTTTCCGTCCTGACGACGCCCGCCTTTGGTGAGGTGGTGACGCTGCAGCAGGCGGTAAAGCGCGCCCTGGAAAGCAACCATCTGCTCAAGGCCGCCTCGCTGGAGAAGGGGGCCGCGGAAGAGGGCGTTGCGGCGAGCCGTAGCCGTTACCTCCCTCGCGTGTCGCTGGAAAGTGGCGCGGTCCTCTCCAATACCCCGAGCACCGTCTTCATGATGAAGCTGGACGAAGCCCGCATCAGCCCCACCAAGGACTTCGCCGCCAATCCCCTGAACAACCCCTCGCCGCGCGGCGACTTCAAAACCGCGGTGACGCTGGAGCAGCCGCTGCTCGATTTCGGCATCTCGAACGGCGTCGCCATGGCCGGGAAAGAGGCCGAGGCGGCGGCGCTGTCCGAAGAGGCACGGCGCGAGGAAATCGCCTTCCGCGTCTACATGGCCTACCTGGAGGTGCGCAAGGCCCAGGCCTACCGCGAGGTTGCGGAGCAATCCGTAATCAACGCGCGCGAACACGACCGTCTGGCGGCCTTGCGCGAGAAGGACGGCATCGGCCTCAAATCGGAGCGGCTGCGCACGGCAACAGCCGTGGCCGAGGCGGAGCAGCGCGTGGTGGCGGCGAATAACACCCTGCTCATAGCGCGCATGCGGCTGAACCTCGTCGTTGGTGGCTCGCAGGGGGGGGCGCTGGACATCGGCGACATGCCGCGCCTTGAGGAGCCAGCTCCGGAAACGGAGCAGTTGATCGTCCTCGCGCAAAAGAGCCGTCCCGACCTGAAGGCCTCCGAGAACGCGGTCGAGCGGGGCGAGCTCGCGGTGAAACAGGCGAAAAACGCCTATCTCCCAACCCTCTACGCCCGCGGCAGCTACCAGTTGAACGACCGCGACATGCCGCTTGGCACCGACAAGGATTCGTGGAACGTCGGCGTCAACCTGCGCTGGGAGCTCTTCGACGGCATGCGCCGCTCGCATGAGAAGGCGCAGGCGGAACTCACCAAGAGAAGCGCCGCCGAGGTGCTGGAGAACGAGCGGCGCGAAGTCGCGCTTCAGGTGACCGAGAGCGTGCTGCACCGCCAGGAGGCGATGCTCAAGCTTGAGAGCGCCCGTTCCGCGGTGCGGGACGCCGAGGAGAGTCGCCGCCTGGTGACGCTGCGCTTCGGTAACGGCCTTTCCCCGCTCGTCGAGGTCATGGACGCTGAGACCGCCCTGGACCGCGCCCGGGCGAACCTTGTGGAAGTTGAAAACGCCAGTTACGCTGCGACGGCAGAGGTATATTTCCGTACCGGCGTCTTAATACAGGAGGTCATGCGATGA